The sequence AACGGGCTATCGGGGGTGGGCGTTGATTATGTACCTGGGTTTGCGAATGGCGTTACATTCTCACGCTGTTGCCGGGGGGGATATGTTATGTACCGGCCTTCTCTGCCGTCTGAATTCTCATCCCGGAGCGTGGAGAATTGCTAGGTCTGTCTTTCGTGCTTTCCGGTGGTGAGGTCTTTCTGCAGTGCGAGGCAGAGCGTGAGGAGGGCGCCGGGGGTGGGGATTTGCGGGCCGGCCGGTTGGAGGCGGCCGGCCCGGCCGGTCAGGCGCCGAGGCCGATGTGGGAGACGTAGGTGTAGGCGCCCCAGTCGGAGTCGAGCTCGCCGATGATGTCGTCCCAGATCTCTTCGAGCCCGGCGACGTCGCCGGCGACGAAGGCGTCGACCGCGTCATCCCAGATGTAACGGACTTGGAAGCGGCGTACGCGCAGGTTGCTGCGGCGCCGCGGTGCCTCGACGACGTCCTGGTTGATGGGGTGGATCTCCAGTTCGGTGCCGTGGCCGCCACGGTTGAGGTGCTGTTTCAGGGCGCCGGGGTTGTTGAGGATGTTGGTGGCGCGCAGGTTCCAGTAGGCGGTGTCGATCGCTTCCTGGTTCTCGGGGCGGGGGTGTTGGGTGCCTCTGGTCCAGGCGCGGATGGTGGGGCGGGTGGCGGTGATGCCGGCTTCGGCCATGGCCTGGGCGCCGCCGCCGGTGGTGGTGAGGTAGTTCATGCGGGCCATGAGGCCGCGGCGGGTGCTGGCGGGGGATCTGATGCCGCCGTGGATGATCATGCGTTCCAGGGCGTCTTCGAGGGCGCGGCCGAGGGCGTATTTGCCGTGGATGTTTCCGGGGTCGCGGTTGGCCCCGTATTTTCCGAAGTTCTTCCATCCGTCGGTGGACATCAGGCGGTGGTCTTCCTCGGCAGGGTGTACTGGTTCTTGAGTTTCATTTCGGCGGGGCTGCGGCCTTCGGTGAATACGGTACGCCAGTCTCCGCCGGTGACGTGGAGTTCGTCCGTGCCGCGGACGCGGACGACGGTGAGGCCTTCTTTGTGGGCGCGGTGGGCTTTGTACCAGAGGTTGGCGAATGCCTGGGAGCGGATGGTGTGCATCCACTCGGGTCGGCGGATTTCGAGGTTGGCGTTTGATTCGCCGAGGGTGGAGGTGAATTTCGAGTACATGGCTTTCACGTATTCGACGGCCACGGTTCCGTCGGCGTATCCGGCGGCTTCGCGTTCCAGGGCGGTGTGGCGGGCTTCGGTGAGGACGCGGCGGAATTTCTCCAGCAGGCCTTCGCTGGCGCCGCTGGTCCAGCTCTCGGCGATCACCGGCTGGTCGCACAGGTCGTAGCGGGCGCAGCGGATGAGGAGGCGGATGGTGGCGTCGGTGAGGACGACGGGGCCGGTCTCGCGGCGGTTGCCGATGGGGTCGGGGAGGTGGGGGTGGTGCCAGGTGGGGCGTTGGGTGAGGAGGTGGACGCCGGAGAGTTTGGGGTCGAAGCCGCCGTGGGGGTTGTGCCTGAGGGCGCCGATGGGCAGGTGTGTCTTGAAGGCGGCCATGAAGGAGGCGTTGGTGTCGAGGGCGTCGACGGTGACGGGGTCCAGGGCGCCGGTGTTGAGTTGGTCGGTGAGGTGGGTGTTGGTCCAGTTGTGGCGTCCTTCCCAGATTTCGTCTGAGCCGTCCTTGGTCTTTTTGCGGAGGATTTCGAGGAGTTCCGGATAGACGGTGTGGTCGTAATTCGAGCCGACGCGGGTTTCTTTGAATAGGGCCATGGCGTCGGGCACGGCCTTTTTCACCAGGGCGGCGGTGGCGGCTTCGACGTCGCCGCCGTGCTCCTGGAGGGCCTGGTCGACCGCGCGGGTGATCTGGCCGGTGTAGTGGGAGTAGTCGCGGCCGGCGTAGGTGCCGCTGCTGGCGGTGGTGCGTGGCGGCTGGGTGTGGTGCGGCGTCGGGTCGGTGGTGGTGGCTCCAGGGTCTGGAGTGGGCTCTGGCGCGGGTGTGTGCGGATTGCTGGTCGGCTCGCTGGTTGCGACGGGTGTGGAGCGGCCGGGGACGGCTACGGGCGGCCAGGCGGAGGCTCCGGGCGCGGCGGGGGCCTGGGGGGTGGGCTCGGGGGCGGTCTGCTCGGGGGGTTCGGGGGCGTGGGCGTAGGGGTCGAAGTCGGTGGGGTCGGTGAGGCGGGCGTGGGCGCGGTCGGCGTGGAGGGTGAGGGTGGTCTGGAGGCCGAGGTCGCGTTCGGTGATGGCGAGTTGGACGCGGTGGTGGGGGTGGTCGGGGTCGGGGGTGAGGTGCAGGACGGTGTCGAGGCCGAGGGTGTTGATCAGGTCGGGGTGGTCGGTGTCGAGGGCGGCGAGGACCGGGAGGTGGTGGGTGCGGGCGAGGTGGGCGAGGGTCTGGGCGGCGTCGCGGAGGCGGGGGCCGGACAGGGGCAGGTGGGGGTCGTCGGCGGCCTGGAGGCGGTCGACGACGAGGAGGGCCGTGCCGGTGAGGTCGGTGAGGGTCTCGGCGATGGCAGCTGCGGTGAGGTCGGTGCCGTCGTCGATGTAGAGGGGAGCTGTGGCCAGGTCGTGGTGGAGGGCGGCGACGTCGGCCTGTTCGGTGTCGGTGAGCTGGCCGGCGCGCAGGCGGCGGTAGTCGACGGGGAGGTGGGCGGCGACGATGCGGGCGGCGATGTCGGCGCGGGTGAGGCCGGAGGCGGCGTAGAGGACGGGCTGGTGGTGGTCGAGGGCGGTGGTGCGGGCTGCGGTGGTGGCGAGGAGGCTGCCGCCGGTGCCGGGGGCTGCGGCGACGAGGTAGAAGCGGCCGGGCTGGAGGCCGCCGAGGGCGTGGTCGAGGCTGGGGATGCCGGTGGACAGGCCGCGCGGGGACGTGACTGTGTCGGTGGTGGGTTCGGTGTCCGGGGTGGTGGGGGCCAGGACGGTGGTGAAGGCCTCGCCGAGGGGGGCGAGGCGGCGTGAGGCGCGTGGCGCGGCCGGGACGCCGGTGTGGGCGGGGGCGGTGTCGGTGGGCGCGTGGTGCAGGGCGGCGGCCGCGGGGGTGTCATCGGTGGTGTCGGGCGCGGTCTTCGGGTCGGTGGCCGGGGGGACGGGGGCCGGGTGGGGGTGCTGTTCGGCCGGGGTCGGGTCGTTCGGTTCGGCCGGCGCCGGGGCGGCGTCGGCCGCGGTCGTACGGGCGGGCTGGGGCGACGGTGCTGGTTCGGCGCCGGTCGGGGCGGGACCGGTGGGCTCCGCGACGGGCGTGGGCCCGGTGGGCGGGACGGCAGCGGTGGCCGGGGGCGCCGCGGTGGTGGGTGCGGGGGTCGTCGGCGGGTGGGGGGTGCCGGTGGGGGTGGCCGGGAGCAGCACGGCGACGGGGGTGGTGTGGCGGCGCAGGACCTGGGGGTGGCCCTGGGCGGCTTCGTGGATGAGGTCGCCGAGCTTCTTGCGGGCGTCGGCGATCCCGTGGGCGGGCGCTTGCTCGAGGTCCCAGCCGAGTGCGGTGGCGGCGTCGGGGGTGGTCAGGAGGGCGTGGTCGGTGTCTTCGCGGGTGAGGGGGGTGGGGGTGCCGTCGGCGGCGGCGCGGATCAGGTCGGGCAGCGCGGCGCGGGCCTGGTGGAGCGTGGCGGGGGTCTTGCCCGGGACGGCCTTGGTCTTGCCGGGCGGCGGGGCCGGTTCGGTTGTGGTGGTCGCAGGCTGGTCGGAGTCGGCGGCGGGGGCCAGCGTGGCGGGGGCCGGCGGCTCCGCGGCGCCGTGGGAGGGCGGGACGGCGGGCCGGCTGGGGGCCGGGGCGGTGTCGGCGGCCCGGGGGGCGGGTTGTTCTTGTGGCGCTGTGAGTGCGTCGGTGGCGGGGAGCGGTCCGGCGGCCCTGTCTGGGGCGGAGGGTGTGGTCGGGGTGGGGGGCGCGGTGGCAGGTTCCGGGCCGGCTGCGGACGGTGCGGCGGTCGCCCCGGGCTCGGGAGCGGGCGGCACGAGGGCGGCGGCCGGGGTGGAGATGGGGGCGTCTTCGCCGGCCGGGTCCAGGTGGTGGTGCAGGAGCACGCACGAGCTCAAGGACGCCAGGGCACGACGCTGAAGGACGTCGTCGAGGCGGTCGTCGCCGCCCAGGACCAGCGGGAAGTTGTCGGCCGACCACAGGTCGTACAGCATGCGCAGGGCCGCGGTGGGCAGTTCGTGGGCCTTTGGCACGATGACCAGCCGGGAGGCGCGGCGCAGTTCGGCGGCGATCAGGTCCTCGGTGGCCCACAGCGTGCCGGGCTGTGGCACGCGCTGGTCGAGGCCGAGCTGTACGAACAGGTCGCGTACCAGGGAGGTACGGTCCTTGCCGCCCGTGTGCACGGCTGGAAGGTTCGGGAGGCTGGGAGTGCGGGTGAGGGCGGTGTGCACGGTGGTGGCGTCGGGGCCGGTGACGGTCAGGATGGCGCGGGCCTGGGCGATCTCCCGTACGTGGTCGGCCAGTTCTTCGCCGTGGGCGGTGCTGGCAGGTTCTGGGGCGGTCCGCGGGTCGCCGGTGACCGCGGGGTCGGCGGCCGCGTCGTCGGCGGGCGCGGCAAGGGCTGCGGGGTCGGCGGGCGGGGAGGTGTCGGGCGGTGCCGGGGTGGTGGCGGGCTCGGCGGGGCGGGGGTCCTGCTGCTCGGCCGGAGTTGTACCGCTCGGCGCGGGGGTGTCCGGGGAGGTCGGCGCTACGTGGTGCCGGAGGGTCACGCGGGAGTTCAGGCTCGCCATGTCCGAACGCGACAGGAGAGTGGTGAGGTTGGTGTCGCCGATCAGGACCAGCGCGAAGTTCTCGCGCGCCCACAGGCTGTAGAGCAGTTGGAGGGCGGAGGCGCGCAGGCCGGGGGCGGTGGTGGCGATGATGAGGCGGGGGGCTCGCTTGAGTTCGGCGACGATCAGGTCTTCGGTGTCCCCCAGGGCGTGGGGTCGTCGCTGTCGGCGGCCGAGGCCCAGCTGCGTGTAGAGAGCGCGGACCATGGAGGCGCGGTCGTCGCCGGCCACGGACACGGCCGGCTGGCCTGCGGGCAGGTGCTGGGCGAGGGCGGTGTGGGCGACGTCCGGGTGGGGGCTGTTGAGGACCAGGACGGTGCGGCGTTCGGTGATCTCGTGCAGGGCGCCGGCCAGCTCGTCGCCGGCCAGTTCGGCGGCGGCCGGCTCGTCGGCGGCCGGAAGGGGGTTGGGTGCCTCCTCGACGGCGCCGCCCTCGGGCCCGGCGGCCGAGACCGTGTCGGGAGCGGCAGCGGGATCGGGGAGGAAGCCGTCGGCGGACTCCGGCGCGGCGGGCGGCTCGGCCGGGACGGCTGCGGGAGCAGCCGGGGTGGAGGCGGGGGCCGGGGCTGTGGGGGGCTGCTCGGCGGGGGCCTTCCCGCTCGCTTTGGCCGGCGCGGCCAGGGCGGGGCGCAGGTAGTCGTCGACGACCTGCTGCAGCAGCGCGTAGGCCCGCCCGGCGCGGTCGCTGGTGGGACCGCCGAACGCGGAACGGGGGGCAATGAGCAGCACGTGCCAGTGAGCGCCGGTCGTGCGCATATTCGCGGCGGCACTCAGCGCCAGGCGCAGCGGGCGGCCGGACTTCTCCGCCAGCCCCCCGCGCGCCGGGTTCACCAGACCATGAGCGGGCACGGACAGGTTCTGACGCAGCGCGAGCGGCACACTCCCCCACACCGGGTCGTCGGCGGGCGGCAGCAGCAGGCCCGTAGCTGCCCCGGTGTTGGCGGCGGAGACGGAACGCGAGGAGGACACGGGCAACTCCAGCAGAAGCAGGACGGGGTGGGCCGCGTCGCGGGCGGCGGCCGGGGCCGGCGGAGGACAGGCGCGCAGCGGTCGGCCACACGCCGCACAAGGGGTGTAACGCCTTGAGGACGAGTCTAGCCCTCCGGTACATAATCGGGGCCGGTTTGTGTAACGCGTGAGGGTGGATGAGGTGGTCGGCACAGTGACGCCGACTGCGAGACGGCCGGGCACGGGCGGAGGGTGAGTCGGAGCTCGTGCCGGGGGTCGGCGGGCCGGGGCTGTGGAGCGGAGCGGGGCGTGGGTGGGCGCAGCTGCGGCGACGGGCAACGGGCGCGGCGCGGCGGGCGGGAGCGGCGGGCGGGCGGGCGGGCGGGCGGGCGGGAGCAGTACAGCCGCTGCGGGTCGGGGCGGTAGGGGGTGGGCGCGGTGCACGAGAACGTGGTCCCTGCCTGAACGTGCCCCGGGTGGGGCCGGGTTCACCGGGTCCGGACGCCAGCGCGGTCGAGCCGGGCGGACACGTTCACCGGGCTGCGGATGCCCGACCGCAGGAGCGGCATCATGCCGGGGCGGCTCGGTGTCCGCGTTCCGGTGGCGGCCGGCGGGAGCGGGGCCGACGCGACGGCACGGCGAGGCGCGCGCATGCGAGCGGGCGCCGGAACTCGCGGGCGGGCACCTGAGTTCGTACCTGCCGAGGAACAGGGGCGGGCCGAAGCGGGCGCCGGGCGGTACTGCGGCACAGGGCGGGGTGGTGGGAGTTGTTCACCGACGTTCGCCGAACAACTTCGTACAGCCGCGAGCACCCGACACGGCAGAGCCCGAGCCCCCAGGCCGACAGCGCGGCGGCCGGCGGTGCACGGCGCCGGCTTGGCGACGGGGCGGCCACGACGACACAGGGCGGGGCCGGCCCTGCGCGCGACGCCGGGCGGCGCACCGGGCCGGGCCGGGCGGGGACGGGCAGCGGTACACCCGTACGGCTCCGTGACCGTGTCCGCGGTTGGTCGTTGAACCGATGGGGTTATCTGTGGCCTGCTCCGCCCGGCTACCGGCTGGGGCGAGGTGTCGGTGACCCGGCACCGGAGGCCGTCGTCTCGGCGTGTTCCCGCGCGCGGGCCTGCTGGGCCGGTGGAACCCAGCGGCCGGGCGAGAGCGGGAACGGACGACGCGCGGCACGGCGGCAGCGCGGCAGGGGGCCAGTGACCTCGGTACCGACCGCAGGACGCCCGGCGCGGCACCGACCGGAGACGGCCGGCGGGGAGCCCGGCGGCGACGGCCGGCGGGCTGAGAGCTCG comes from Streptomyces sp. NBC_01454 and encodes:
- a CDS encoding type II toxin-antitoxin system prevent-host-death family antitoxin, with the translated sequence MSSSRSVSAANTGAATGLLLPPADDPVWGSVPLALRQNLSVPAHGLVNPARGGLAEKSGRPLRLALSAAANMRTTGAHWHVLLIAPRSAFGGPTSDRAGRAYALLQQVVDDYLRPALAAPAKASGKAPAEQPPTAPAPASTPAAPAAVPAEPPAAPESADGFLPDPAAAPDTVSAAGPEGGAVEEAPNPLPAADEPAAAELAGDELAGALHEITERRTVLVLNSPHPDVAHTALAQHLPAGQPAVSVAGDDRASMVRALYTQLGLGRRQRRPHALGDTEDLIVAELKRAPRLIIATTAPGLRASALQLLYSLWARENFALVLIGDTNLTTLLSRSDMASLNSRVTLRHHVAPTSPDTPAPSGTTPAEQQDPRPAEPATTPAPPDTSPPADPAALAAPADDAAADPAVTGDPRTAPEPASTAHGEELADHVREIAQARAILTVTGPDATTVHTALTRTPSLPNLPAVHTGGKDRTSLVRDLFVQLGLDQRVPQPGTLWATEDLIAAELRRASRLVIVPKAHELPTAALRMLYDLWSADNFPLVLGGDDRLDDVLQRRALASLSSCVLLHHHLDPAGEDAPISTPAAALVPPAPEPGATAAPSAAGPEPATAPPTPTTPSAPDRAAGPLPATDALTAPQEQPAPRAADTAPAPSRPAVPPSHGAAEPPAPATLAPAADSDQPATTTTEPAPPPGKTKAVPGKTPATLHQARAALPDLIRAAADGTPTPLTREDTDHALLTTPDAATALGWDLEQAPAHGIADARKKLGDLIHEAAQGHPQVLRRHTTPVAVLLPATPTGTPHPPTTPAPTTAAPPATAAVPPTGPTPVAEPTGPAPTGAEPAPSPQPARTTAADAAPAPAEPNDPTPAEQHPHPAPVPPATDPKTAPDTTDDTPAAAALHHAPTDTAPAHTGVPAAPRASRRLAPLGEAFTTVLAPTTPDTEPTTDTVTSPRGLSTGIPSLDHALGGLQPGRFYLVAAAPGTGGSLLATTAARTTALDHHQPVLYAASGLTRADIAARIVAAHLPVDYRRLRAGQLTDTEQADVAALHHDLATAPLYIDDGTDLTAAAIAETLTDLTGTALLVVDRLQAADDPHLPLSGPRLRDAAQTLAHLARTHHLPVLAALDTDHPDLINTLGLDTVLHLTPDPDHPHHRVQLAITERDLGLQTTLTLHADRAHARLTDPTDFDPYAHAPEPPEQTAPEPTPQAPAAPGASAWPPVAVPGRSTPVATSEPTSNPHTPAPEPTPDPGATTTDPTPHHTQPPRTTASSGTYAGRDYSHYTGQITRAVDQALQEHGGDVEAATAALVKKAVPDAMALFKETRVGSNYDHTVYPELLEILRKKTKDGSDEIWEGRHNWTNTHLTDQLNTGALDPVTVDALDTNASFMAAFKTHLPIGALRHNPHGGFDPKLSGVHLLTQRPTWHHPHLPDPIGNRRETGPVVLTDATIRLLIRCARYDLCDQPVIAESWTSGASEGLLEKFRRVLTEARHTALEREAAGYADGTVAVEYVKAMYSKFTSTLGESNANLEIRRPEWMHTIRSQAFANLWYKAHRAHKEGLTVVRVRGTDELHVTGGDWRTVFTEGRSPAEMKLKNQYTLPRKTTA